One Faecalicatena sp. Marseille-Q4148 DNA window includes the following coding sequences:
- a CDS encoding phosphopentomutase, translating into MNKYKRVFVIVLDSLGIGAMPDSGRFGDTGVDTFGHILEQMETLEIPNLQKLGMLNLHKGGKMEGVEHPLGRYMRMAEASNGKDTMTGHWEMMGIHTEKPFKTFTETGFPKELIEELEKQCGKRVIGNKSASGTEIIEELGEEEIKTGAMIVYTSADSVLQICGNEETFDLQNLYRCCEIAREITMKDEWRVGRVIARPYIGKKKGEFKRTSNRHDYALKPTGKTVLNALKDDGFDVISVGKINDIFCGEGVTEAHHSNSSVHGMEQTIEISKKDFNGLCFVNLVDFDALWGHRRDVKGYAEEIEKFDRNLGVLLETLREDDLLILTADHGNDPTYTGTDHTREYVPFIAYAKQMEEGGALEEADTFAVIGASLAENFGVKMPEGTIGTSILEQLI; encoded by the coding sequence ATGAATAAATATAAGAGAGTTTTTGTGATTGTATTAGATTCTCTTGGAATTGGAGCCATGCCGGATTCTGGGAGATTTGGAGATACAGGCGTAGATACCTTTGGACATATTTTGGAACAGATGGAAACGCTTGAGATTCCGAATCTTCAGAAGCTGGGAATGCTGAATCTGCATAAAGGTGGAAAAATGGAAGGTGTAGAACATCCGCTTGGACGCTATATGCGGATGGCAGAAGCAAGTAATGGCAAAGATACGATGACAGGACATTGGGAAATGATGGGGATTCATACAGAAAAACCATTTAAAACTTTTACAGAAACAGGCTTCCCAAAAGAATTGATCGAAGAGCTGGAGAAGCAATGCGGGAAACGAGTCATTGGAAATAAGAGTGCAAGCGGAACTGAGATCATCGAGGAATTGGGAGAAGAAGAAATCAAGACAGGCGCTATGATCGTGTATACATCTGCAGATTCTGTGCTTCAGATCTGTGGAAATGAGGAAACATTTGATCTTCAGAATCTGTACCGGTGCTGTGAGATTGCAAGAGAGATTACAATGAAGGATGAATGGCGTGTTGGACGTGTAATCGCAAGACCTTATATTGGTAAGAAAAAAGGCGAGTTTAAACGTACAAGCAACCGCCATGATTATGCGTTAAAACCGACAGGTAAGACAGTGCTGAATGCGCTGAAAGACGACGGATTTGACGTGATCAGTGTTGGCAAGATCAATGATATTTTCTGCGGTGAAGGTGTGACAGAGGCACACCACTCTAACAGTTCTGTACATGGAATGGAACAGACGATCGAGATTAGTAAAAAAGATTTTAATGGTTTGTGTTTTGTAAATCTTGTTGATTTTGACGCTCTTTGGGGACATCGAAGAGACGTGAAAGGATACGCAGAGGAGATTGAGAAATTTGACAGGAATCTCGGAGTACTTCTGGAAACACTTCGGGAAGATGACCTTCTGATTCTGACGGCAGATCATGGAAATGATCCGACATATACAGGAACTGATCATACAAGAGAGTATGTACCGTTTATTGCCTATGCAAAACAAATGGAAGAAGGCGGTGCATTGGAAGAGGCAGATACATTTGCTGTAATCGGGGCATCTTTAGCAGAAAATTTTGGTGTGAAAATGCCGGAAGGAACGATTGGTACATCTATTTTGGAACAGCTGATATAG
- a CDS encoding purine-nucleoside phosphorylase — protein MNEVYNKLMTCVESIKKKIDFQPEVALILGSGLGDYADEIQIEQTIAYTEIEGFPTSTVAGHKGRFVFGYVNQVPVVIMQGRVHFYEGYPMSDVVLPTRLMGMLGAKKLILTNAAGGVNFEFQPGDFMMITDHITTGVPSPLIGPNLDELGARFPDMSEVYSKRMRDIIRKTAEELQIKLQEGVYVQFTGPSYETPAEVRLCRAMGGDAVGMSTACEAMAAHHMGMEVCGISCITNLAAGMSKEQLNHKEVQETADRVAKQFKELVTGVITRI, from the coding sequence ATGAACGAAGTATATAACAAATTAATGACATGTGTAGAAAGTATTAAAAAGAAAATAGATTTTCAGCCGGAAGTAGCGTTGATTCTCGGATCAGGACTCGGTGATTATGCAGATGAGATCCAGATCGAGCAGACGATCGCATACACAGAGATTGAAGGGTTCCCGACATCTACTGTAGCAGGACATAAGGGAAGATTTGTATTTGGATATGTGAATCAGGTTCCGGTTGTGATTATGCAGGGACGGGTACATTTTTATGAAGGATACCCAATGTCAGATGTTGTGCTCCCGACAAGACTAATGGGAATGCTGGGCGCCAAAAAACTGATTTTGACGAATGCTGCAGGCGGAGTGAACTTTGAATTTCAGCCGGGTGATTTCATGATGATCACTGATCATATTACAACAGGTGTACCAAGTCCTCTGATCGGACCGAATTTGGATGAACTTGGAGCAAGATTTCCGGATATGAGTGAAGTGTATAGTAAGCGTATGCGCGATATTATCCGCAAAACTGCGGAAGAACTGCAGATCAAGCTTCAGGAAGGCGTTTATGTGCAGTTTACCGGACCAAGCTACGAGACACCGGCAGAAGTGCGTCTCTGCAGAGCGATGGGCGGTGATGCAGTAGGTATGAGCACAGCATGTGAGGCAATGGCAGCACATCATATGGGAATGGAAGTGTGCGGTATCTCCTGTATTACGAATCTGGCAGCAGGTATGTCAAAAGAACAGCTGAATCATAAAGAAGTACAGGAAACAGCTGACCGTGTAGCAAAACAGTTTAAAGAGCTTGTAACAGGAGTCATTACAAGAATTTAG
- a CDS encoding ABC transporter permease, translating to MLLLVQYTLIFASVLLLVALGGCFSEHSGVINIGLEGIMVMGALGGALTMKYLPAGMAAPLVILLVILASVLIGMIFSLLLGVAAIRFNADQTLVGTALNLLGPAAAVVIVRAINTAESVDNVSSTVAYGHAKKAFIMNIGRFEFNWFMLIAFIMLIVSYVVLYKTKFGLRLCACGEHPQAADSVGINVYKMRYAGVLISGALGGLGGLVYITAGVSEWKFENGVAGFGFLALAVMIFGQWRPISIGMAALLFGFFRALSNVYTGFDALVALKLPSTLYNMLPYIISLVVLVFVSKKSRAPKAEGIPYDKGQR from the coding sequence ATGTTATTATTAGTTCAGTATACATTAATATTTGCTTCTGTTCTGCTGCTGGTAGCACTTGGCGGCTGCTTCTCAGAACATAGTGGTGTTATTAATATCGGACTGGAAGGCATCATGGTTATGGGAGCGCTCGGAGGTGCTCTGACAATGAAATATCTTCCGGCAGGCATGGCTGCTCCGCTTGTGATTCTGCTTGTGATTCTTGCAAGTGTTCTCATCGGTATGATCTTCTCGCTTCTTCTCGGTGTGGCGGCGATTCGGTTTAATGCGGATCAGACGCTTGTCGGAACGGCGCTGAATTTACTTGGACCGGCAGCGGCAGTTGTTATTGTAAGAGCAATCAATACAGCAGAAAGTGTGGATAATGTTTCTTCGACAGTGGCTTATGGTCATGCAAAGAAAGCGTTTATCATGAACATCGGCAGATTTGAATTTAACTGGTTCATGCTGATTGCATTTATCATGTTGATTGTTTCTTATGTAGTGCTTTATAAGACGAAATTTGGTTTAAGACTCTGTGCATGTGGTGAACATCCGCAGGCAGCAGACTCTGTCGGAATTAATGTTTATAAAATGCGTTATGCAGGCGTATTGATTTCAGGAGCACTGGGCGGACTTGGAGGACTTGTCTATATTACTGCCGGAGTAAGCGAATGGAAATTTGAAAATGGTGTGGCAGGATTTGGCTTCCTGGCATTGGCGGTTATGATCTTTGGACAGTGGAGACCAATCAGTATAGGAATGGCAGCGCTTCTGTTTGGATTTTTCCGTGCTCTTTCTAATGTATATACAGGATTTGATGCACTTGTGGCGCTGAAGCTTCCGAGTACTTTATACAATATGCTTCCGTATATTATCTCCCTTGTTGTTCTTGTATTTGTATCTAAGAAATCAAGAGCGCCGAAGGCAGAGGGTATCCCGTATGATAAAGGACAGCGCTAG
- the deoC gene encoding deoxyribose-phosphate aldolase: MNHSEILKHVDHTLLTQAATWEEIKQICDEAMEYKTASVCIPPSYVKEAAEYMGGKIPVCTVIGFPNGYMTTKTKEFETRDAIANGAEEIDMVINIGWLKDKKYDLVEEEIRTLKAACGEKILKVIIETCLLTEEEKVKMCELVTNAGADYIKTSTGFSKAGATFEDIELFAKHIGPNVKMKAAGGISALEDAEKFLALGADRLGTSRMIKLVKNEEATGY; encoded by the coding sequence ATGAATCATTCAGAAATTTTAAAACATGTTGACCATACATTATTGACACAGGCTGCTACCTGGGAAGAAATTAAGCAGATCTGTGATGAGGCAATGGAATATAAGACTGCGTCCGTATGTATTCCGCCAAGTTATGTAAAAGAGGCAGCCGAATACATGGGAGGCAAGATTCCGGTATGCACAGTAATCGGATTTCCTAACGGATATATGACAACAAAAACAAAAGAATTTGAGACAAGAGATGCAATTGCAAATGGTGCAGAAGAGATCGATATGGTAATCAATATCGGATGGCTGAAAGATAAAAAATATGATCTTGTAGAAGAGGAAATCCGTACATTAAAAGCAGCATGCGGAGAAAAGATCTTAAAAGTGATTATTGAGACATGTCTTTTGACAGAAGAAGAGAAAGTAAAAATGTGCGAACTTGTAACAAATGCAGGGGCAGATTATATTAAGACTTCCACAGGCTTTTCGAAAGCGGGAGCTACATTTGAAGATATTGAATTGTTTGCAAAACATATCGGTCCAAATGTAAAAATGAAGGCTGCCGGAGGAATTTCAGCATTGGAAGATGCAGAGAAATTTCTTGCACTTGGAGCAGACCGCTTAGGAACAAGCAGAATGATTAAGCTTGTGAAAAATGAAGAGGCAACAGGATATTAA
- a CDS encoding ABC transporter permease — protein MNKETTKKQSLLRNSGVQTILGSVLCIILGLLIGYVVLLIINPSGAGKAITAILKNYLYYPSSVAVMKYLGTTLVKASALLMCSLSVLFAWKVGLFNIGAAGQYVIGVGTCLFLALKFDMPWYICLPAAMLAAAIVGGISGALKAYFNVNEVISCIMLNWIGLYCVNMLLTKVKEQSTPYTKTLESTNSSALLPNAGLDKMFSNNEFVTIGVILSVVMAVLVWIVLDKTKFGYELKATGMNKNAAKYCGMREKRNIILTMMIAGALAGMGAGIFYLSGIEQWMVQQTSVPAMGFNGIAAAFLGGTNPIGAIFSSYFIQHITSGGTYVDKTMYCTQISDLISAFIIYLCGFVLFFKMWLNRYLDKRDEKMAAKEQKGGEA, from the coding sequence ATGAATAAAGAAACAACGAAGAAACAAAGCCTCTTGAGAAACAGCGGCGTTCAGACCATACTCGGATCAGTGCTTTGTATCATACTCGGTCTTTTGATCGGATATGTGGTACTTTTGATCATTAATCCGAGCGGCGCCGGTAAAGCAATCACTGCAATTTTGAAAAACTATTTATATTATCCGAGTTCTGTTGCAGTTATGAAATATTTGGGAACGACGCTTGTAAAAGCCTCAGCGCTTCTGATGTGTTCCCTGTCAGTGCTTTTTGCGTGGAAGGTTGGTCTTTTTAATATCGGTGCAGCAGGACAGTATGTCATTGGAGTTGGTACATGTCTTTTCCTGGCGCTGAAGTTTGATATGCCGTGGTATATCTGTCTTCCGGCAGCAATGCTGGCAGCAGCAATTGTAGGTGGTATTTCAGGCGCCTTGAAGGCTTACTTTAATGTAAATGAAGTTATTTCCTGTATCATGTTGAACTGGATTGGGCTGTACTGCGTAAATATGCTTCTGACAAAAGTAAAAGAACAGTCTACACCGTACACAAAGACATTAGAGAGTACAAATTCATCTGCACTTCTTCCGAATGCAGGATTGGATAAAATGTTTTCTAATAATGAATTCGTGACGATCGGAGTGATACTTTCGGTTGTCATGGCAGTTCTTGTATGGATCGTACTGGATAAAACAAAATTTGGTTATGAATTAAAAGCAACAGGTATGAATAAAAATGCTGCAAAATATTGCGGTATGCGGGAAAAGAGAAACATCATTTTAACAATGATGATCGCAGGAGCTCTTGCAGGAATGGGAGCAGGCATTTTCTATTTAAGCGGTATTGAGCAGTGGATGGTACAGCAGACAAGCGTTCCGGCGATGGGATTCAATGGAATCGCGGCGGCATTCCTCGGTGGAACGAACCCGATCGGAGCTATCTTTTCTTCTTATTTTATCCAGCATATTACAAGTGGTGGAACTTATGTAGATAAGACAATGTACTGTACGCAGATTTCAGATTTGATTTCAGCGTTTATCATTTATTTATGCGGTTTTGTATTGTTCTTCAAGATGTGGCTGAACAGATATCTGGATAAGCGAGATGAGAAAATGGCTGCAAAAGAACAGAAAGGAGGCGAAGCATAA
- a CDS encoding Crp/Fnr family transcriptional regulator: protein MGYKTLYEALPFLKDVDKDRQEQFKEYFKGAPLWLLDSFQIEEMDKNVIFVRENAPVDNIYFIGKGTIEAIDYRFCGITYEFMRFDKVYAMGGMEFIMDLDRYRTTLRTVTKCTVVKIPKAIFERWMSSDIHALKQEAKRVGEYLLEDGRKGRALLFLQGSDRLAMLLTERYERYARNGMLRVRGGRQSLANGTGLCLKTINRAVKKFSEEGMLTKEGNQILIDYEQYLALKKIVASVMETE, encoded by the coding sequence GTGGGATATAAAACATTATATGAAGCACTGCCATTTCTGAAAGACGTTGATAAAGACAGGCAGGAACAATTCAAAGAATATTTTAAAGGAGCGCCTTTGTGGCTTCTGGATTCATTTCAGATTGAGGAAATGGATAAGAATGTGATTTTCGTGAGGGAAAATGCTCCGGTAGATAATATCTACTTTATTGGAAAAGGAACAATTGAGGCAATTGATTACCGATTTTGTGGAATTACATATGAGTTTATGCGCTTTGATAAAGTATATGCCATGGGTGGAATGGAATTTATTATGGATCTGGACAGATACCGTACGACATTGCGGACAGTTACGAAATGCACAGTCGTGAAAATACCTAAAGCAATATTTGAGAGATGGATGAGTTCGGATATTCATGCACTGAAGCAGGAGGCAAAGCGTGTTGGAGAATATCTTCTGGAAGATGGAAGAAAAGGAAGGGCGCTTCTGTTTCTTCAAGGTTCTGACAGATTAGCAATGCTGCTGACGGAACGTTATGAACGGTATGCGAGAAATGGCATGCTTCGTGTGCGGGGCGGACGTCAGAGTCTGGCAAATGGTACAGGGCTTTGCCTAAAGACGATTAATCGCGCTGTGAAAAAGTTTTCGGAAGAGGGAATGCTCACAAAAGAAGGAAATCAGATACTGATTGACTATGAGCAGTATCTTGCATTGAAAAAAATAGTTGCTTCCGTTATGGAGACGGAATAA
- the add gene encoding adenosine deaminase, translating to MRAEELKRLPKIELHCHLDGSLSKEFIQTHLGRDVSEEELSVSADCKSLVEYLEKFELPCACLKDEEGLEGAGYDVLKTMSAEEVCYTEIRFAPLFSVTEKMGTKQVLEALLRGLERGKKAFGIEYNVITCAMRHHSEEENFKMIRDAREFLGAGVCAADLAGAEAQYPMTEFMDLFQKTKALGMPFTIHAGECGSAQNIADAVKAGAGRIGHGIAMRGHPGLQKLVRAEGIGIEMCPISNLQTKAVSCPEEYPLREFLKAGLSVSINTDNRTVSNTSMTKELEFIQNTYGMNDTDLIRLMKNAADTAFASDDTKQRLYRKITEFEQNNR from the coding sequence ATGCGAGCAGAAGAATTGAAACGTCTGCCCAAAATAGAGCTGCATTGTCATCTGGATGGTTCACTCAGCAAAGAGTTCATTCAGACACATCTTGGAAGAGATGTGTCTGAAGAAGAACTTTCCGTATCTGCAGATTGTAAAAGTCTTGTAGAATATCTGGAAAAATTTGAACTGCCGTGTGCGTGCCTGAAAGATGAAGAAGGGCTTGAAGGGGCAGGTTATGATGTATTAAAGACGATGAGCGCAGAAGAAGTATGTTATACAGAAATACGATTTGCACCGCTTTTTTCTGTGACAGAGAAAATGGGAACAAAACAGGTACTCGAAGCGTTGCTGCGGGGACTTGAACGGGGAAAGAAAGCATTTGGAATCGAGTACAATGTTATCACCTGTGCGATGCGTCATCACAGCGAGGAAGAGAATTTTAAAATGATCCGTGATGCAAGAGAGTTTCTTGGCGCAGGTGTATGTGCAGCCGATCTGGCTGGAGCAGAGGCACAGTATCCAATGACAGAGTTTATGGATCTGTTCCAAAAAACAAAAGCACTCGGTATGCCATTTACGATACATGCCGGTGAATGTGGAAGTGCGCAGAATATTGCAGATGCGGTAAAAGCAGGCGCCGGAAGAATTGGACATGGAATTGCGATGCGGGGACATCCGGGACTGCAAAAACTTGTTCGTGCAGAGGGGATCGGAATTGAAATGTGTCCGATCAGCAATCTTCAGACAAAAGCAGTAAGCTGTCCGGAAGAATACCCGCTGCGGGAATTTTTAAAGGCAGGACTTTCTGTAAGTATTAATACAGATAATCGTACTGTCAGCAACACTTCCATGACAAAAGAATTAGAATTTATTCAAAACACATATGGAATGAATGATACAGACTTGATCCGTCTGATGAAAAATGCAGCAGACACTGCCTTTGCATCAGATGATACGAAACAGAGATTATACCGTAAGATTACAGAATTTGAGCAGAATAACAGATAG
- the cdd gene encoding cytidine deaminase — translation MDKQLIEKLIETAVEQLNFSYAPYSGYKVGAALLAKNGTLYTGCNIENASYTPTNCAERTAFFKAVSEGVREFEAICIVGGREGILTDYAAPCGVCRQVMMEFCNPKEFQIILATSKEHYDIFTLEQLLPLGFGPGNLV, via the coding sequence ATGGACAAACAACTCATAGAGAAATTGATTGAAACTGCGGTTGAACAGCTGAATTTTTCTTACGCACCGTATTCCGGGTATAAAGTCGGTGCAGCTTTGCTTGCAAAGAATGGAACGCTTTATACGGGATGCAATATTGAAAATGCTTCGTACACACCGACAAACTGTGCAGAGCGAACTGCATTTTTTAAGGCAGTAAGTGAAGGCGTCAGAGAATTTGAAGCAATCTGTATCGTAGGTGGAAGAGAAGGAATCCTGACGGATTATGCGGCGCCTTGCGGGGTGTGCCGTCAGGTTATGATGGAATTCTGCAATCCAAAAGAGTTTCAGATTATTTTGGCAACGAGTAAAGAACATTATGATATTTTTACGCTGGAGCAGTTGCTTCCGCTTGGATTCGGGCCGGGAAATCTGGTGTAA
- a CDS encoding 8-oxo-dGTP diphosphatase: protein MHKLSTLCYIEHNGKYLMLHRTVKENDVNKDKWIGVGGHFEEDESPEECMLREVKEETGYTLTSYRYRGIVTFVTEKGLTEYMSLFTADEFVGEPIVCDEGKLEWIEIDRVSELNLWQGDKIFLKLLAEEVPFFSLKLVYDRTDRLIKAVLDGKDLDISDQSIYCQANCTSQDDGNNYEE, encoded by the coding sequence ATGCATAAATTAAGTACATTGTGTTATATAGAACACAATGGAAAATATCTGATGCTCCATCGAACAGTGAAAGAAAATGATGTGAATAAAGACAAATGGATTGGAGTCGGAGGACATTTTGAAGAAGATGAAAGCCCGGAAGAATGTATGCTACGAGAAGTAAAGGAAGAGACCGGATATACGTTGACGTCTTACCGGTATCGTGGAATTGTTACTTTCGTTACAGAAAAAGGGCTCACAGAATATATGTCGCTTTTTACGGCAGATGAATTTGTGGGAGAGCCAATCGTGTGCGATGAAGGTAAACTGGAATGGATTGAAATTGATCGTGTCAGTGAATTAAATCTTTGGCAGGGAGATAAGATTTTTTTGAAATTGCTGGCGGAAGAAGTTCCGTTTTTCTCACTGAAATTAGTGTATGACCGGACAGACAGGCTCATAAAAGCAGTATTAGATGGAAAGGATCTTGATATTAGCGATCAATCAATTTATTGCCAAGCGAATTGCACAAGTCAGGATGACGGAAACAATTATGAAGAATAA
- a CDS encoding MATE family efflux transporter, producing MKNKKRLELFETVPIPKAVAQLSVPTILSSLVMVIYNLADTYFVGMLNNPIENAAVTLAAPVLLAFNAVNNLFGVGSSSMMSRALGRKDYDTVYKSSAVGFYSALFSGIVFSLLCTFGQAPLLNILGADAKTAEATAAYLQWTVNFGAVPSILNVVLAYLVRAEGASLHASIGTMSGCLMNMILDPIFILPQGLDMGAAGAGMATCISNCFACMYFFVLLYVRRKSTYVCIQPSQCKFKREIVLGICGVGIPASIQNLLNVTGMTILNNFTAGFGADAVAAMGITQKINMVPMNIAMGMSQGIMPLISYNYSSGNHKRMKGTLLFSARISLGFLAIVAIGYYVGAGKLISLFMENEAIITYGTRFLRGFCMGLPFLCMDFLAVGVFQAVGMGKYALGFAIMRKIILEIPAIYILNALFPLYGLAYTQFTAEIVLAAAAVIGLIRLFRKLENRAAAEA from the coding sequence ATGAAGAATAAAAAGAGATTGGAATTATTTGAAACTGTACCAATCCCAAAGGCAGTGGCACAGTTATCTGTTCCTACTATTTTGAGTTCTCTTGTTATGGTTATTTATAATCTGGCAGATACATATTTTGTAGGAATGTTGAACAATCCGATAGAAAATGCGGCTGTAACATTGGCAGCGCCGGTACTGCTTGCCTTTAATGCAGTGAATAATCTTTTCGGCGTGGGAAGTTCCAGTATGATGAGCAGAGCGCTTGGACGGAAAGATTATGATACCGTATATAAAAGCTCGGCGGTTGGATTCTACAGTGCATTGTTTAGCGGAATTGTATTCTCGCTTCTTTGTACATTTGGACAGGCGCCTCTTTTAAATATCCTGGGTGCAGACGCAAAAACAGCAGAGGCAACGGCAGCGTATTTGCAATGGACGGTTAATTTCGGCGCGGTGCCGTCTATTTTAAATGTTGTGCTGGCATATCTGGTAAGGGCAGAAGGCGCTTCGCTTCATGCAAGCATTGGTACAATGAGCGGCTGCCTGATGAATATGATTTTAGATCCGATTTTTATTTTGCCGCAGGGACTGGATATGGGAGCCGCAGGAGCAGGAATGGCGACATGCATTTCAAATTGCTTTGCCTGCATGTATTTCTTTGTACTTTTGTATGTGAGAAGGAAATCAACATATGTATGTATCCAGCCTTCGCAGTGTAAGTTCAAAAGAGAGATTGTGCTTGGAATCTGCGGAGTAGGAATTCCGGCATCGATCCAAAATCTGCTCAATGTTACCGGAATGACAATTTTAAATAATTTTACAGCAGGATTTGGAGCAGATGCAGTTGCAGCAATGGGGATCACTCAGAAAATCAATATGGTTCCAATGAACATTGCAATGGGCATGTCACAGGGAATCATGCCGTTGATCAGCTATAACTATTCCAGTGGAAATCATAAACGAATGAAAGGAACGCTGCTTTTTTCCGCAAGAATTTCCCTTGGATTTCTTGCAATAGTGGCAATTGGTTATTATGTGGGAGCCGGAAAATTAATCTCGCTCTTTATGGAAAATGAAGCAATTATCACATATGGTACGCGATTTTTGAGAGGATTTTGTATGGGACTGCCGTTTTTATGCATGGACTTTCTGGCAGTCGGAGTATTTCAGGCAGTTGGAATGGGAAAGTATGCCCTGGGATTTGCGATTATGCGGAAAATTATTTTGGAGATACCGGCGATTTATATTTTAAATGCATTATTCCCGCTATATGGACTTGCATATACGCAGTTTACGGCAGAAATTGTGCTGGCAGCTGCAGCGGTGATTGGATTAATACGTCTTTTCCGAAAACTTGAAAATCGTGCAGCGGCTGAAGCATAA
- the udp gene encoding uridine phosphorylase produces the protein MKNYSEDASRQYHIQVAQGEIGRYVIMPGDPKRCVKIAQYFDNPVLIADNREYVTYTGTLDGVKVSVTSTGIGGPSASIAMEELYRCGADTFIRIGTCGGMQTEVKSGDVVIATGAIRMEGTSREYAPMEFPAVADLTVTNALVEAAQKKACKFHTGVVQCKDAFYGQHEPETKPVSYELMNKWEAWKRLGCLASEMESAALFIVASYLGVRAGSCFLVVANQEREKLGLENPVVHDTDKAIQVAVDAIRELIKKDQAKEK, from the coding sequence ATGAAAAATTATTCAGAAGATGCAAGCAGACAGTATCATATTCAGGTGGCACAAGGAGAGATTGGCCGTTATGTGATCATGCCTGGAGATCCAAAAAGATGTGTGAAGATTGCTCAATATTTTGATAATCCGGTTCTGATTGCAGATAACAGAGAATATGTCACTTATACAGGAACGCTTGATGGGGTAAAGGTTAGTGTTACCTCTACAGGAATCGGTGGACCGTCAGCGTCTATCGCTATGGAAGAGCTGTACCGCTGCGGTGCGGATACATTTATCCGGATCGGGACATGTGGAGGTATGCAAACAGAAGTAAAGAGTGGAGACGTTGTGATCGCAACGGGAGCAATCCGCATGGAGGGAACTTCAAGAGAATATGCACCGATGGAATTTCCTGCGGTAGCAGATCTGACAGTAACGAATGCGCTTGTGGAAGCAGCACAGAAGAAAGCGTGCAAATTCCATACAGGTGTTGTCCAGTGTAAGGATGCGTTCTACGGGCAGCATGAGCCGGAGACAAAGCCGGTAAGCTATGAACTGATGAATAAATGGGAGGCATGGAAACGTCTTGGATGTCTGGCATCTGAGATGGAATCAGCAGCACTTTTTATTGTGGCAAGTTATCTTGGCGTGCGTGCGGGTTCCTGTTTCCTTGTTGTTGCTAATCAGGAAAGAGAGAAGTTGGGACTGGAAAATCCGGTTGTACATGATACAGATAAAGCAATTCAGGTTGCAGTTGATGCAATCCGCGAGCTAATCAAAAAGGATCAGGCAAAGGAAAAATAA